DNA from Pichia kudriavzevii chromosome 5, complete sequence:
CAATGAGACAGTAGAATCCCAACGCCAAGCTAATAATGAAGTCATTGCAAAATGCTTGTAGCCCTCTATCCTTGAAGAACTTATAGGTGGCCTTAACCGATCTCATCATAGAGGAGCCGTAAAGTGCAACAAACGAGAACACATACAAGTTGAAATATCCAACACCTGTACTTGTTAATCTTAGGATCAAATCCCCAATTTGGCCAACATATCCTTGGTTTCTATCAATCAGTAAAACGGTCACGGCAATACATTGGAAAATCACAACACATAGCGATCCAAAACATAGAGAACCAAAGTTGTAAGTCATTGCCCTCTTAAACGAACCAGTGCCCTCATTTTTAGGCATTCCGTTGAAAGTTTGCTCAGTGTAGTACCATGTACCATATATACCGCCGATGGTAACGTGCATGACATTTCTCgcaacatcaacaatgtATAATCCTGCAAAGTTCAAAAATAGTAGCGTCAAGACAAAACCTGTACTAACCTGTGAGATCTTGTTGCCTTGATCGTCAAATCTAGGTGTACCATCACCATGGAACCCATATGCAATGTATGTACAACCATTAACTATGCTCAATAAACCGGTGAAAAATGAAGTGCTAATGTACCCGCCACCCGCAGCAAAGGCTGTAGCTGGATATTTCATAAGCACAGAAATGACAATGCTTAGTATATTACCAGCAAGAGTAATCAGctgcttgaatttgataatgataGTAAACAAAATTGCAGTAACTATACCAAATAGAAATCCTTGAATATATTGTCTAATGAAAAAAGCTGCAACCGTAGCCAGCATGAAGAAACCAGTAATAAACTTAATTCCGGTTTCAACGAGCCTGATTGATTTCTTACCggcaagaaaaaatagtTTCATCGTCACTGCTGTTGACAAGGCAATCGTAACaagaatcaagaaaatagaCTTCAAACTAAAGAACAATGAATTTGGAACAGTCTGGCTTGGTGGTATTTCATCTGCTAGTGTCTTCATATGCTTCACAATCAACGAGAAAGACTTAACtataaacaaaacaaacacaattaaaaagaaaatcgCAAACTTTGTATCGTTCCATACTGGAGTCTCGGTGGTGAACCTATCTTCGTCAATTGCAAACGAgtcaacttcatcatcaccGAGATTTCCGTCTTGGAAATCGAAGTCTGCCTCATAGGCTTGGGCACCAATATCGTTGTTCGGATCAGATGAAATAGGCTCCTTAGCTCCCAAAGGGTCACTCATTGTATTATCTTCTAACGACGCATTCATTGTATGGAAGGCAATTACCAAAAGTACCTGTTGTAAATAGACAACCGAACCTTTGCCTTCCGGTAATATTATTAGAGTTAATTTGAGACATCGCGACGTTGAGAGAAATGAGAATATATGAACTCAAACTGTCCAGAAAAAGCCGTCACGTATGAAAATTGACGTTGAGAGCTCTTCAACTTGTATAGAGCCTGGTTTTCCTTAAGGAAGAAGACCAATcatacacacacacacacacacacacatatatatatatatatatatagacCACATAATATATGGTGATGACGTAGTATTTACAATGTGTAATGTGAGACAAGATGATAGCAATATTATCACCGGAAATACTAGCGAgtattttgataaaagcTAAACATGATTAGGGTACGATTAGCTAGGACAATGATAGTAGACGCCATGACAGTATCTGGAAACTTATATAAAGTGACGGATTTCGAGGCTATTTCAGGAGAAATATCCCGGACTTCCCACACGATATTTTGCCGATGCAGTTTTATGTAGTGTGATTGGTTGGTTCATCAACTGTATATTATATACAATAATTTCAGTTAGAGTAGCAACTACTAGTGAGTTTAGTGTACAAGGTGTTTTTGAATCAACTCAAACTCTTGCGGATGTAACCATTGCAAAGTTTCTCTATATTCTGTTAAACAAACAAGCATGAGATGAACATAGGCATTTACCAGCATTGAGACCATTCTTGTTATTTGCAGTGCAACCAATCCGCTCACAAGGACAATGGCAACCACCTCAGTATTATAGATCTCTTGTTGAGGTACTGCCACAGCAATGTAAAAGAATGCAAGTGTCGATGCGGCTATACCGGAATACACCACATAGAGTTGAAGAGTCACTTTGACAATACTTTCGCTGATTAAAGTACTGTACCCTTTTCTTATGTACAAGTTGTACATCTTATAAGACGAGGTTATATATCCTGTTGCGTGTAATACCATATATGCAAACGCATATTCATTAAAGTATTTCATTGTAAATTGTACAATTGACATCAATGTAGTAACCATAGTCCACacaatctttgaaaatggatTCGATGTCAGCCTTCTTTTAGACTTTGATATCATCGAAAACTCCCTCACAATAGTCAAACCCCCCATAATCAAAGACCCCAAGCAAATTGAACCACTGCATCTACTCAACATATGACATATTGCAGTTGAAGTGTCAATTGAAGAGTTAAAGTACCATTTACAGCAAATTGTACCCACGGTAACTTTCACGGcgttttcaaagatttgtGCAAAATAGTAACCACAGAAAAGTAAAAAGGATACTTTTACATATTGGACATTGTGACCAGTTTCCATTTCAAGGGAAAGAACAGATAATgtaaaaacataaaaatataCTACTACTCCAAGTGTGTTGAGTAGGATCATCACTGTATAAATTATCCAAATACTAGGATTTGACCTCATAAATCTAGAGCCAATTCTGATGAGTTGGGTACTGAAGGCCACTTTTGACCGTAAAATCCAACCTAAGAATATGcacaaaatcaacataGCAATTGACAAATACATGGGCTTCAATTTTAAGTTCAGGTAGAAATAAATAGTCAAACTTAACGCCAATATGGTGCTACCAATGAATCCACCAATTATGAAAATCTTATAGAAGAACACCAATCCTAACAACTGTAGAAATCCAAGTAATATTGAGCAGCTAATAATTGCTGTTGCTAAAATAAACCCTTTGCTAATGGTGATACTGCCAAGGTTGAACTTAGTAACAAGAATACCCCAAAAAGTTGTTACTCCCTGTTGGTGAAACTGCGAAACGCACAGGAAGCTCTGAAGTGCAGCAACACAAAAACACAGCAAAACAACCACAAACACTAAAACAAATGGTAAATCTTGAAACCCATTCTTGTCTTGGTTATATTCCCATGGCATCTTCTGTTGCTCGTTGATTTGGGGGTACACTGTACTCCCTATTTCTTCACAGGGAGGACGACGACTCTCATAATATTGGATTTTTTCTAAAGGTGTCCCCTCCTGAGCAGCGTGTCGTGGTAGATCAGTTTCTCCTCCACTATCCTGTACAAAAATCATTTCTAGCAATGAGTTCTTGCTTATCGGTTTGCTATGTGGTGCAAACACTGAACCTGTAATTGAGCTCATGTTGACCTTTTGCTACACAATCTAGTAAAAGTGCTGTTTTGCAGCTGAGCCTCTAGCAGCAAGCAGCAAGCAGCAAACATCCGTACACCGCACGTGActtatacttttttttatttttttttttctgattttgattttcctgTAGATTTGGCTGCTTTCTAATTGAGATGCTTTACTATTGGGACCTGATACATTTTCTGATTGAAAGAGTAATACCCGGATATTCGATATCTCTTGGATACACATAACTCAATTCCTCTCTATCTGAttctctctgttttttCTGAAGAATTATTGTTCTAGCAAACGCATTGGAGGATTAGAATAGAAGTAACAATGCCCGAGAATGAAGCTATTTTCCGTAAGTATTCTACTGTCCTTGTTGAAGCAATCTTGATTTTGACAGCCGAATGTGATACTAACCTCCCCACCATTTGATTGCAGGCTCTGCGGAAATGTCAATGGTCCAACTCTATATTCCTACTGAAATCTCCCGGGAATCCATTTATTCTTTGGGAAAGTTAGGTAAAGTTGAATTTCGTGATTTAAATAAGAATGTCAACCAGTTCCAACGtttatttgttgatgaaatcagGAAATTGGATAACGTTGAAAGACAATACAGATACTTGATCAAAGTAATGGAGGAACATGGCATTAATCCAATTGAGAATTTGGCTGTTGATTACGAGGCAAACATTAAGAATCCCCTATCTACAGCACAACTGGAGGAAATTTGTTCTTCAGCTGAgctatttgaaaaaaggGTTTCTGAACTATCCGATTCTGCAGACGATCTTATGAAGAAACAAGCTGACTTGAAGCAACATCAACAGGTTTTATTTGCCGCTGAAGAGTATTTCAATTCTGAAGATACCAGAAATCTAATTGACTTAAGCGAGGCTCCTTACTCACCACAAATGAGCGGCGAGACACTGGAAGGTGGGGTGTTTGCAGAGGTTGAATCGAACTTTATAACCGGTGTTATTCCTAGAGAAAAAGTTCCTATCTTGGAGAAGATTCTATGGAGAGTTTTGAGAGGTAACTTACTTTTTAAAACTACTGAAATTGAATCTAAAATGTATGATTCCAAGGCCAAGGAGTTTGTTGACAAGAActcttttattattttctctCATGGTGAATTGATACTATCGAGAATTCGCAAAATTTGTGAATCTTTGGATGCTGATTTATATTCTGTCAATGTTGACTCAAAACTCAGATTGAACCAACAGAAGCAAACCAATGATAAATTGACCGATATCACCAATGTTTTGGAAACTACAAATTTAACTTTACTCACTGAATTAAGAGTTTTATCAAGTGAGATTGATAACTGGGTCAAATGCATTAAGTTGGAGAAGTCTGTTTACACAACTATGAATAAATGCCACTATGACTTGGGTAGaaaatgtttgatttccGAAGGTTGGGTTCCATCGGATGAAGTTGCCGTCGTACAAGAGACTCTCGAGGATTGTTCAACCAGATTTTCTGGTGATGCAGAATCTGTTTTCCCGATTGTTATGAACGTAGTAGCTACAACGAAGACACCACCAACTTACCACAGAACCAACAAGTTCACAGAAGCCTACCAAGCAATGTGTGACTCCTATGGTATTGCTACCTACCGTGAAGTCAATGCTGCTCTACCAACATCGGCAACGTTCccatttttgtttgctgtTATGTTTGGTGATATGGGCCATGGGTTCATTATGTTTTTGTCTGCTTTAGTTTTAGTTTTGAACGAAAAGACAATCAGCAGAATGAAGAGAGATGAAATCTTTGATATGGCATACAGCGGACGCTATATTTTGTTAATGATGGGGTTTTTCTCAATGTACACTGGGTTCCTCTATAACGATATTTTTTCGATTTCAATGACTCTCTTCAAATCGGGTTGGGCATGGCCATCTAAATGGAAAGAAGGTGAATTGATTGAGGCGCACCAGGTGGGCACCTATATTGCTGGTCTTGATCCTGCATGGCATGGTGCTGAGAATGCACTATTGTTTTCGAATTCGTATAAGATGAAGCTATCCATTTTGCTTGGGTTCATTCACATGTCGTATTCGTATGTTTTCTCACTTGTTAATGCACTTCATTTCAAATCGCTCATTGACATTGTTGGTAATTTCATTCCAGGGTTTATTTTCATGCATGGCATTTTCGGCTATTTGACCATCTGTATTGTTTACAAATGGTGTATTGACTGGgttgcaattgaaaaaccGGCTCCAAGCTTGTTAAACATGTTGATCAATATGTTCTTGTCGCCAGGTAAAGTTGACGATGAGTTGTATCCAGGACAAGCAACCGTGCAAGTGTTTCTACTTCTAGCAGCCTTGGTTTGTGTTCCATGTTTGTTATTGATCAAACCATTATGGTTCAAGCATCAAGAGTCGAAGAAGAGGTACATTTCTCTGTCCAACACTGAGATTGACGAGGAAAATACAAGTGATGAAAACAACCTATTATCTAATGTTGACATTACAGAAGACGAGGAGCATGAGGAACATACCTTTGGTGATGTCATGATTCACCAGGTCATCCATACCATTGAGTTCTGCTTGAACTGTGTCTCCCATACGGCGTCCTATTTACGTTTGTGGGCGTTATCGCTAGCACATGCGCAGTTGTCGTCTGTTTTATGGTCCATGACCATTGGTGGCAGTTTCAAAATAACCGGGTTTGGCGGCTCcatctttatctttttcatGTTTGGCATGTGGTTTGTGTTAACTGTTTGTATTTTGGTTGTTATGGAAGGTACGTCTGCGATGTTACATGCCTTGAGATTACATTGGGTCGAGTCCATGTccaaattctttgaaggaGAAGGTACGCCATTTGAACCTTACTCCTTTTCGAGCATCTTGGCCGAAGACGCAGCCTAGGTGGTTCCTCTGCTCGTCAAGTGTGCAgatacaaatacaaatacaaatacaaatacaaatgcCTATACAGATATACATATTATATACAAACACATATACAGATGCAAACACATATACAGATGCAAACACATATTATATACACACATATACAGATGCAAACACATACAAGTAAGTATCACATACACACCACGCCCGCCTTTTTAATGGCGGAAATGCCGCACACACCCCCAAACCAGGAATGCCGCACATTGCCGGCCGTGCGGCGTTTGTTGGCTTCTTAGCGGTAAACAGTAGGACTATGGTGGACACCTCCTTCTAGCCCCCCTCCCTTGTTCACCGTGTGCCCATTAGATACGACTATTTTAACATACTTCTCGAGCATCTCCTACCTGGAGCTACACTTATCCCTCCCTTATACAACACGTCTCTCTCCCCTCCCCCTCCCCCTCCCATGTCCTCACCTCCCCGTCCCTCTCCGGCGTCGGACATTCTGCGTCCACTCACCGCCGGCACGCGATGCCGCACCCTTCTCTGGCCTCTTTTGACGTCTTGACAGACCCCTCGAATTGCGCGCTAAGAGTGTGACAGAAAACGGAATCGGACACAAACCATAGGCTGCCGAGCCCCCTGTGTCCTCTTGCACCATCTAGCAATATCTCTTAGCGGGTGCAACTAAGAggtgtttttttcctcacCTTTTGTTTGCCAGTGCCTTAGCGGGTAGGTGTATGTTTCTACAATGTACCTCTTGGAGGAGGTTGGGCAAGTGTGTGTCTCCACATTGTCTGCATTCAAACAAATACTGCACGCAAACACATACTATACAGGTTGGCATTGCCAATAGTATCTTTTCTATCTAGTAGGTTCCAACGGGTCATCTACCCGGTAACCCGGAGAACCGCCTAATGCTGAGTATGTGTATGTTACAACGTGGCAAAAGCACAGCTGCTAGATAGGAAACACTTGCCATTTGCAGCATCCCGCTCGCTGTTTATTGATAGGACACTCTTAGAGGTagttgcttttttttttttcactatCAGAGACACACTCCATTGTCTTTATCAGAGTTCTATCAAAGGCGGGGATCGTGCCTGTGTACACACTTTCAAACATTTTCACAATAAGACATCGTTGGTGTAACTACTTACCGGATCCATATATAAGACCTAGTATCTGCTCTTTGATCCTCCCTCCCTCACcccttttccttctctgcGTATCTTTACTTTGTTCTCTTCTGGCCACTGTTTCTTCTCCCTATCCACCCTGTCCTTGTCTCTCTGTATATTGTACATCTGTTAGTCATCGTCAGCAACTATGGGATTTGAGGAATTCGCACACACAACGTCGCATAGACCACATCCTCTAAGGAGCATGTCTTCTAGATTCGACGATATCAAATCACAGGAAAACTCTCTAAGAAATATCGATGCCACTCATACTGCTGGTGATGTGGACTTATTGGCAGAAATTGGTTATAAACAGGAACTAAAGAGAACCTTCTCCACGTTCCAGGTTTTCGGTATTGCATACTCCATCATGGGACTACTACCATCCATTGCCTCCCTTACGGGCCTTGGTCTAAGCGCCGGACCAGCAGGTTTCCTTTGGGGGTGGTTTAGTTCGTGTGTCATGATTGTCTCTGTTGGTTTATCAATGGCAGAGCTGGCCTCGTCGATTCCAACATCGGGTGGTCTCTACTATTGGACTTACTATTATTCTCCAGAGAGATATAGAGTCATATCTTCTTACTTTATTGGCTTTTGTAATGCATTGGCTTTATGTGCGGGTTTGGTGTCCATTTGTTACGGTAACgcagaagaaatcattgcAGCTGTTTATCTCTCACATGAAGGCTTTGAAATTAATAGGGGGAAAATCTATGGTGTCTTTGTTGGTTGCGTCATCACACAAGCATTTGCCACTTGTTTGTCCTCTAAACACATTGCTTGGCTTCAATCAACTTCTGCTATTTGTAATACCGGCTTGATTCTGTTGTTCTTTATTGCAGTTCCAATTGGCCAAAAGGTAAATAATGGTGGATTCAATGATGGTAAATTCATGTTTGGTAAAGTGGAGAATTTCAGCGATTGGCCAATAGGTTTCCAGTTTGTCCTATCGTTATTCCCTGCTATTTGGACTATTGGTGCATTTGATTCGTGTGTTCATATGTCCGAAGAGGCTAAGAATGCCTCTCATGGTGTTCCAATCGGTATtatctcttcaatttccttttgttcAATGTTGGGAttcttcattattattgttatcaACGCCTGTGTTAGTAAAGATTTGTTGGCTGTCATTAACACCGATAGTGGATTCCCATTAGCTCAACTAATTTCAGACTCAATGGGTAAGAGATGGGCTGTCGCATTTATGTCATTAATTTCCTTCTGCCAGTGGCTAATGGGTGCATCCATTTTAACTGCTCTATCTAGACAAATCTGGGCATTTGCTAGAGATGATGGCTTGCCATTCTCTTCATACATCAAGGTTGTCCACCCAACCTATAAAGTTCCGTTCAGAGCTGTCATCTTTGCTGCTTGCGTCTCCATTGCCCTAGGATGCTTGTGTCTTGCAGGTAGTACCGCTGCCAGTGCCCTCTTCTCCTTGACTATCTCAGGTAATTATACCGCTTGGTGTGTCCCTGTCTTTTTAAGATTGACTTTTGGTAAGTCGAGATTTAAACCAGGTCCTTTCTACTTGGGTCCAACGTTGTCTGTTTTGAACGGTTGGATCACAGTTTCCTGGGGGCTGTTTGTCTTTGTGGTTGCAATGATTCCAAGTACAAAAGTTGTTGACAAAACAAGCATGAACTATACTGTAGTGATTACTTTTGGTGTCTggattttatcaatgatttacttttttgtttacagATACAAAGTGTATCACGGTCCAAAGTCTAACTTGTCACCAGAGGATGAAATCATTAGTGAACATGAGAGTATCAATGATGTTCATGTTCAACCTCTCCCAAAAAACCTAGAAAATTTTTCTGCTGCTTGATTAAACTTTAAATTTGTAAACTATTCAAACAAAGCTTCTTTGGACCCTCTTGGACTTGATTAACATTTGTGTAACTGTCTACGGTTATTTTATTCTAACTTTAATACAAtttaattcttcttttaaatACAGgtggggaaaaaaataagtaGTTGACGAGCCCCATTTCGCTTTGTAGTAAAATCCGCAGTGAGAGTCAAAAAAACATCAAGACTTCACTTCTTTTGAGAAACCAACAGATGGCACCAGGATAGTACTTTTCCATTGAAAAGCAATCTACAATGTCAGATATCATTGAACCCAAAAGCAGACTCCGCTCTATAGAAGATCTAGAGGCATTTCAAAGCTCGCAAACATATAATGACGTTTACACATACGTGGAAAGACTAGCCCTCTCAGTCCATGGACTTGAATTGACAGATCCTACAttaccaaaaccaaaggaAATCCAATCACTCGTCTCTCTACTAGATAGTATTGACTCGATAATAGATTCTCACCCTGTCAAACAGGAAAGCAATAGCAGGTTTGGTAAAATCGAGTTTCATGATTTTTATGACGATTTACATAACACGTCAGTTGAACTGATATCCAAATTacccttcaatttctctgAACAGCACACTACAGACTTAAGTGCCTATCTGAACAATTCTTTTGGTGATAGGCAAAGAATAGATTATGGTTCAGGTCATGAGttgaattttctttgctttttaTTAGGTCTTGATAAATTGAAGTACTTCCCCGAATCCCATGAACTTGATAAATCTGTTGTCTTGATTATATTTGctaaatatttgaaaataatgcGCCGTTTACAATTGTTATACTGGTTAGAACCAGCAGGATCCCATGGGGTTTGGGGTTTGGATGATTATCATTTTTTGCCATTCCTATTTGGTGCTGCTCAATTGTCTCCGATGAACAGACCGAGACCTTTAAGTATCCATAACGAAGACTACGTTGAGGAGTTTAAGGACAAatacttttattttggTTGCGTAGATTTTATAAACAAGGTTAAAACAGGCGCACAGTCTCTAAGGTGGACGTCGCCAATGTTGGATGATATCAGTGGCGTTAAAGCATGGAAAAAAATCGAAGAAGGTATGTTCAAGATGTACAAAGCAGAAGTTTTGGGGAAGTTGGCCGTTGTTCAACATTTTATCTTCACTACCATACTACCTTGTCCtgaattgaaggaaaacgGTGAAGCTGATGATACCCATACTCATGACCACGATCACAATCATCATGGTCATTGCCACAGTCTAGACAATCCTCTAATCTCCACATGGGGCGATTGTTGTGGAATAAAAGTTCCTAGTGCGATTGCAGCCAAGGCGGCCCAACAGAATAAGCATAAAATACCGTTTGATTAAAACAGCGAGACATTGTTACAATGTTTATCATCCTTATCATTACAAATACATATTTACATAAATCACCAACCGAACCTTAATTGCGCAGCACTGAAAACAGGTGGTTTCCATTGTAATTTCTTCGGATCTAAtttgtgtttctttttcttttttagcTTCTCATGAGCTTGTTGCACTTGATCAGTTATACAAATAATGTGCTGTCCTTTATAATATCGAAGCATGTTCATAGTTTGTAGTGTATGTAAGATATCCGTGGTTGTCATTGCAGTTTGCTGtgatatttcttcaactgatATTTCGGATGGTTTTTGATCTATTAGTAATGCAGCAATTGTTTCTGCCCAAAATGCACGATAAGATAGTAAACCCAAGTCGGATAAGGGTTTCTCTGGGGATCCCACTTTCCCTTCCTTTTTGGATAACTCATAGGAAAATTGTATGAGTAATTTACCATAACCGtgtctttgatattgtGGTAATGTTAAGATACAAGCAACATTGTAACCATCAGCAgattctttttctttggagaAATAGCCAACCAGATGGTGGCCATATTCATCTCTTCTTGTCATACAATAAAACAGAAATGGGTCGACATCATAATACAAAGTCTTATGGtccaaaaataatttcGATAGTAAACAAAGGTTTCTACACCACGTTCTCTGATTTCGtccatcaatttcaaaaaatgaaacaTAGTCATCACGATATATTTCATTACCCGGTGGATGTTGTAATGTACACTTTGATCTGAACCTTTCAAATTGCTTCTTTGACGCAAAGTAGTTTAACGAAAAGTCACATATGTATAACTGCTCCTCCTCTGTGAACTCTTGTGGGTATGGAGAAAAATACCATGGCTCAACTTCGTGATTTCCTATGATGACTTTGGTAAAGTTTCTGATTTTAGCCAATGCATGCACGTTATTCTGTGTCATCGAGCCACTTGTTCTCAATTTCTTAATCTCCTCTTCACGTGTTAACTCTTCGCCTTCTTTGACCAAACCTTGGACATTTAAGTTGTCTAGatccatttcatcatcttctaaCTTATTCTCAGACTGAACACTCAATTTCTTGTCAACATCTGGAGTCccacttttttctttctgaTTGGATGATGAActcctctttttttgtttctttgtgtCCTTCTTTTGTGACGGTTCCTTGGGTAAAAGTAACGGTCTATGAAAGTCGATAACTTCCTCACCGATCCATTCATCCAACCTTTTGTTGAACTCGACATAATGCACGTAATATTTAGGTTTGcccttcttcaactgaaACGCTAAAATGTCTGCCAATCTGTAGGTATCATCCTTGAGCACGAAAACCTTCGATCCAGGTGTTATTTGCTTTGCTTTGAAAAGAGGGGTTTTCGCACGCTCCGGCGGGACTAAACTAGCTGCATCTAGCGTATCCAATGTTTGTTCGGTGTCAGAAGTCATCAGTTGGGTCAAATGTAACTGCAACTAGGTCCTTTTGGCGTTGTTTCTGTAGTTTTGTCTCTTAAATGGTGGAAGAATTTTAGTGTTTTGCAAGACAAGGAGTTccaaaaaattggaaaaaacaaaaaaaaacatgtcAGAAAGAGATCAAAAGTAAGATAGGGGGttaattcaaatttgtgAACGTTTCTGCTGTAAATCCAGTTTTTTCCCCAGCCAACTAAAAGTCCAATACGAGTTTGATGGGCTGTGTCGAGTAGGTATTTACTACTCTAATACAACTGTTGAACTTGTACAAAGAAAGTTTCAATatgataaaataaaaagaggGAACAAGTTTTGGAATAAATGATGCCAATACAAGTACTACCACTCCCAActttgaggaaattgaCACTACCATAGGGGAGAAGTACTTGTATTCCATGATGGCAATGAAAGGACGATGTGATGGACTTATGTTAATTAGACAGCCACGTTGCTCACATATCTCTGGTACGATTGATGTAAAGTAGCACTGTATTTGGGTTGTTTGATCAAGGCTCAGATACATTATAGATATTCATCCCCCCCTTATTTCACATTTCCATCTTAccacaaaaaaaaatccttCTGTCAGGGACAAAAAGACGACACGAGATAGCATCACAGTCAGCAGTGGAACGAATTAAAGGACTTAAGCATTCAACATTTAAgctgttgatgaagttgcTAAAGTTTCGttagaaaataaaacacGGTTTACTTTAGAAGAATCCATCGGCGTTTACCTATACTACCACATGAATATGTGAGAATCATTGTAAGATAGAATTGAGACTATGATACATTATATGGAAGCGGGTTAAAAGGTCATCCTAATGAGAGGTTTTAAAAATAAGCAAAGGTTCAAAAGTAGAGATTATTTTATCGTGGTTTGAATCCAATATAAGGTTCATTATCagaaaaatcatcaacaagGAAGAGCTTGGCtatttttctattattgCTCCGAGGTGAAGTGCGCTTTCCACAGAAGTGGCAGTTAGGTTCAATGATATAGACAATAGAGC
Protein-coding regions in this window:
- a CDS encoding uncharacterized protein (PKUD0E04720; similar to Saccharomyces cerevisiae YOR244W (ESA1); ancestral locus Anc_8.673), with translation MTSDTEQTLDTLDAASLVPPERAKTPLFKAKQITPGSKVFVLKDDTYRLADILAFQLKKGKPKYYVHYVEFNKRLDEWIGEEVIDFHRPLLLPKEPSQKKDTKKQKKRSSSSNQKEKSGTPDVDKKLSVQSENKLEDDEMDLDNLNVQGLVKEGEELTREEEIKKLRTSGSMTQNNVHALAKIRNFTKVIIGNHEVEPWYFSPYPQEFTEEEQLYICDFSLNYFASKKQFERFRSKCTLQHPPGNEIYRDDYVSFFEIDGRNQRTWCRNLCLLSKLFLDHKTLYYDVDPFLFYCMTRRDEYGHHLVGYFSKEKESADGYNVACILTLPQYQRHGYGKLLIQFSYELSKKEGKVGSPEKPLSDLGLLSYRAFWAETIAALLIDQKPSEISVEEISQQTAMTTTDILHTLQTMNMLRYYKGQHIICITDQVQQAHEKLKKKKKHKLDPKKLQWKPPVFSAAQLRFGW
- a CDS encoding uncharacterized protein (PKUD0E04710; Pfam Domains: PTPA(2.7e-120)), which produces MSDIIEPKSRLRSIEDLEAFQSSQTYNDVYTYVERLALSVHGLELTDPTLPKPKEIQSLVSLLDSIDSIIDSHPVKQESNSRFGKIEFHDFYDDLHNTSVELISKLPFNFSEQHTTDLSAYLNNSFGDRQRIDYGSGHELNFLCFLLGLDKLKYFPESHELDKSVVLIIFAKYLKIMRRLQLLYWLEPAGSHGVWGLDDYHFLPFLFGAAQLSPMNRPRPLSIHNEDYVEEFKDKYFYFGCVDFINKVKTGAQSLRWTSPMLDDISGVKAWKKIEEGMFKMYKAEVLGKLAVVQHFIFTTILPCPELKENGEADDTHTHDHDHNHHGHCHSLDNPLISTWGDCCGIKVPSAIAAKAAQQNKHKIPFD